A genomic stretch from Streptomyces venezuelae ATCC 10712 includes:
- a CDS encoding cation diffusion facilitator family transporter translates to MIGHTVRPMAEQSESTFTVIVAAVANLGIAAAKAVAGIVSGSSAMLSEAAHSVADTVTEVMLLTALKRSEKPADEDHPVGYAGERYVWAMLAAVATFVGGAVFSIYDGIHTLTHGEEVGDPLVSYIVLGIAFVLEGYSLRTGVRQVRAEAERARAPFARYLRLTPDTTVKAVVMEDSAALAGLMLAAGGLLGVQITGSSVWDGIASILIGALLVYVAWVLGRSNAELLIGRPLPKHLRAEVREELLSVPHIVDVLDLTTLIQGPGEVLVAAKVDFRDVSSAAQVEWACEDAENQLRERFPSIRRVYLDPTPGVDQRRNGPPE, encoded by the coding sequence ATGATCGGACATACCGTCCGACCCATGGCGGAACAGAGCGAGAGCACGTTCACGGTGATCGTGGCGGCGGTGGCGAACCTCGGGATCGCCGCCGCCAAGGCCGTCGCCGGAATCGTCAGCGGATCCAGCGCGATGCTGTCGGAGGCGGCCCACTCGGTCGCCGACACGGTCACCGAGGTCATGCTGCTGACCGCCCTCAAGCGCAGTGAGAAGCCGGCCGACGAGGACCACCCGGTCGGCTACGCGGGAGAACGCTACGTCTGGGCGATGCTCGCCGCCGTCGCCACCTTCGTGGGCGGCGCGGTCTTCTCGATCTACGACGGCATCCACACCCTCACCCACGGCGAGGAGGTCGGCGACCCGCTCGTCTCGTACATCGTGCTGGGCATCGCCTTCGTCCTGGAGGGCTACTCCCTCCGGACCGGCGTCCGGCAGGTCCGGGCCGAGGCGGAACGGGCCAGGGCCCCCTTCGCCCGCTACCTCCGCCTCACCCCCGACACCACCGTGAAGGCCGTGGTCATGGAGGACTCCGCCGCGCTCGCCGGACTGATGCTCGCGGCCGGCGGTCTCCTCGGCGTCCAGATCACCGGCTCCAGCGTCTGGGACGGGATCGCCTCGATCCTCATCGGCGCGCTGCTCGTGTACGTGGCCTGGGTGCTCGGCCGCTCCAACGCCGAGCTCCTCATCGGCCGCCCGCTCCCGAAGCACCTGCGGGCCGAGGTCCGCGAGGAGCTGCTCTCCGTGCCGCACATCGTGGACGTCCTCGACCTGACGACGCTCATCCAGGGCCCCGGCGAGGTCCTGGTCGCGGCGAAGGTCGACTTCCGGGACGTCTCCTCGGCGGCGCAGGTGGAATGGGCCTGCGAGGACGCCGAGAACCAGCTCCGCGAACGCTTCCCGTCGATCCGCCGCGTCTACCTGGACCCGACACCGGGCGTGGACCAGCGCCGGAACGGGCCGCCGGAGTAG
- a CDS encoding helix-turn-helix domain-containing protein, giving the protein MPKNAAVEEFARLMRALKARDGRSYEALGRRLSVSASTLHRYCSGATVPEEFAVVDRLALLCGADEEERRALEAAWTHADGARRPPAPEPRPEPAPEPAPDPRTESRPETAPEPAPEPAPGPEAEAVHVRVPGLPAGRRRRRWAWAGVVAGALAVVGTVTLGAVLLPGKARERAAAPSAPLTWTVTSDLWSNGCGHTYLVRRTPPPPPEPADARAWATAQGAVDGGETLVRVSVQGKSAAAVVLQALHVRVVERGAPLPWTAYRTDDGCGGAVTPRRFEVDLDRPRPVARALDGYDASGQEGRTLPAVSFPYAVSATEPEELLVSAVAAGCDCRWYLELEWSSEGRRGTVRIGDEDGAPFRTSGAKGRPVFGYDSVGRAWITGEESGQGG; this is encoded by the coding sequence ATGCCGAAGAACGCCGCCGTCGAGGAGTTCGCGCGGCTCATGCGCGCGCTGAAGGCGCGGGACGGGAGGAGTTACGAGGCACTGGGCCGGCGGCTGAGCGTCAGCGCGTCCACCCTGCACCGCTACTGCTCCGGCGCGACCGTCCCGGAGGAGTTCGCCGTGGTCGACCGCCTCGCCCTGTTGTGCGGCGCGGACGAGGAGGAACGGCGGGCCTTGGAGGCGGCCTGGACCCACGCGGACGGCGCCCGCCGCCCTCCGGCCCCGGAACCCCGCCCGGAACCGGCACCCGAGCCCGCCCCGGATCCCCGCACGGAATCCCGCCCGGAAACGGCACCCGAACCCGCCCCGGAACCGGCGCCCGGACCCGAGGCGGAAGCCGTGCACGTCCGCGTTCCGGGTCTCCCGGCCGGGCGGCGGAGGCGCCGGTGGGCATGGGCGGGCGTGGTCGCCGGGGCGCTGGCGGTCGTGGGGACGGTGACGCTCGGAGCCGTACTCCTGCCCGGGAAGGCCCGGGAGCGGGCCGCCGCGCCGTCGGCGCCGCTGACGTGGACGGTCACCTCGGACCTCTGGAGCAACGGGTGCGGGCACACCTACCTGGTGCGGCGGACGCCCCCACCCCCGCCGGAGCCGGCCGACGCGCGGGCCTGGGCGACGGCGCAGGGGGCCGTGGACGGCGGGGAGACGCTGGTGCGGGTGTCGGTGCAGGGGAAGAGCGCGGCGGCGGTGGTGCTCCAGGCCCTGCACGTGCGGGTGGTCGAGCGGGGAGCGCCGCTGCCGTGGACGGCGTACCGGACGGACGACGGGTGCGGCGGGGCGGTGACCCCGCGCCGCTTCGAGGTGGACCTGGACCGGCCGCGGCCGGTGGCGCGGGCGCTGGACGGGTACGACGCCTCCGGGCAGGAGGGCCGGACGCTCCCGGCGGTCTCCTTCCCGTACGCGGTCAGCGCCACCGAGCCGGAGGAACTGCTCGTCTCCGCGGTGGCGGCGGGCTGCGACTGCCGCTGGTACCTGGAGCTGGAGTGGAGCTCGGAGGGACGCCGGGGAACGGTCCGGATCGGGGACGAGGACGGCGCGCCCTTCCGGACGAGCGGGGCGAAGGGGCGGCCCGTGTTCGGGTACGACTCGGTGGGGCGGGCCTGGATCACAGGCGAGGAGTCTGGACAGGGTGGGTGA
- a CDS encoding TetR/AcrR family transcriptional regulator, which produces MATTPTPTRTATGRTDAPTRREQILKEAARLFAERGFHGVGVDEIGAAVGISGPGLYRHFPGKDAMLAELLVGISERLLSGGNLRVAESDGDPRALLGALIDGHIDFALDDRPLITLHDRELDRLKDEDRKRVRQLQRQYVELWVAVVRELYPDAAESESRTAVHAVFGLLNSTPHLAALGRGPMEDLLRRLAHGAFGALAAVGP; this is translated from the coding sequence ATGGCCACGACCCCGACCCCGACCCGGACCGCCACCGGCAGGACCGACGCCCCCACCCGGCGCGAGCAGATCCTCAAGGAGGCCGCCCGCCTCTTCGCCGAGCGCGGCTTCCACGGCGTGGGCGTGGACGAGATAGGAGCCGCCGTCGGCATCAGCGGCCCCGGCCTCTACCGCCACTTCCCCGGCAAGGACGCGATGCTCGCCGAGCTCCTCGTCGGCATCAGCGAGCGCCTCCTGTCCGGCGGAAACCTGCGCGTCGCCGAGTCCGACGGCGACCCGCGCGCCCTCCTCGGCGCCCTCATCGACGGGCACATCGACTTCGCCCTCGACGACCGCCCGCTGATCACCCTCCACGACCGCGAGCTCGACCGCCTCAAGGACGAGGACCGCAAGCGCGTGCGGCAGCTCCAGCGGCAGTACGTGGAGCTGTGGGTCGCGGTGGTCCGCGAGCTGTACCCGGACGCGGCGGAATCGGAGTCCCGCACGGCCGTCCACGCCGTCTTCGGACTCCTGAACTCCACCCCCCACCTGGCCGCCCTCGGCCGGGGCCCGATGGAGGACCTCCTCCGCCGGCTGGCGCACGGGGCCTTCGGGGCGCTGGCGGCGGTCGGCCCGTAG
- a CDS encoding PucR family transcriptional regulator ligand-binding domain-containing protein — translation MTSPDTGATPPAPPVSLTALLARRDLGLRLLAGPEDVSVHWVHTSEMADPYPYLLGGELLMTAGVQLADPAQYVERVVEAGAAALAFGVTPVYDTVPAELVEACDRHGLPLIEVPPRTPFTAVARALWRLMAEARLHELRRVTEAQQSLAAAAARPAPVPAVLGALAARLAGRAVLFGADGTESVAAGREVPAEAARALRDLAGVLGPRPGGPASASGDGGGLRLAAYALGGGEGLTLGVATERRGPGDHTIAGVAVVLLSLLTAPHRGADVTVRDGALVRLLLGASPAEIAETLGAGPWTVVHAAGGDGTPFAAASLAAALGTPLVDAGGGGGGTGRADAGQAVRDGGDPRRADAGQAGGDGGDPRRADAGQVGGDGGDTHRTNAGRAGGNGGDARRADAVEAGRGRRDDTPVTVRLLLPASTPVTEQPGWTLGVAAPAAADELAAADAQAARALRRAEAVRAPLIRQRPGGLAALVDPDEAAAHARALLGPLTEPLVETLRAWLSLHGSWDRTAVALDVHRNTVRQRITRCAALLDRDLDDPDVRMELWFALGTR, via the coding sequence ATGACCTCCCCCGATACCGGCGCCACGCCGCCCGCGCCGCCCGTCTCCCTGACCGCGCTGCTCGCCCGCCGGGACCTGGGCCTGCGGCTGCTCGCCGGGCCCGAGGACGTCTCCGTCCACTGGGTGCACACCTCGGAGATGGCCGACCCCTACCCGTACCTGCTCGGCGGTGAGCTGCTCATGACGGCCGGCGTCCAGCTCGCCGACCCCGCGCAGTACGTGGAACGGGTGGTGGAGGCGGGCGCGGCGGCGCTCGCCTTCGGCGTGACCCCGGTGTACGACACGGTCCCGGCGGAGCTCGTCGAGGCCTGCGACCGGCACGGGCTCCCGCTGATCGAGGTGCCGCCGCGGACGCCGTTCACGGCGGTGGCGCGGGCGCTGTGGCGGCTGATGGCGGAGGCCCGGCTGCACGAGCTGCGCCGGGTGACGGAGGCGCAGCAGTCCCTGGCCGCGGCCGCGGCCCGGCCGGCCCCGGTCCCCGCGGTGCTCGGCGCGCTGGCCGCGCGGCTCGCGGGCCGGGCGGTGCTCTTCGGCGCGGACGGTACGGAGTCGGTGGCGGCGGGCCGGGAGGTCCCGGCGGAGGCGGCGCGGGCGCTGCGGGACCTCGCGGGCGTCCTCGGCCCCCGGCCGGGCGGTCCGGCGTCGGCGAGCGGCGACGGCGGCGGGCTCCGGCTTGCCGCGTACGCGCTGGGCGGCGGCGAGGGGCTGACCCTCGGGGTGGCGACGGAGCGGCGCGGCCCCGGGGACCACACGATCGCCGGGGTCGCGGTCGTCCTGCTGTCCCTGCTGACGGCCCCGCACCGGGGCGCGGACGTGACGGTACGGGACGGGGCCCTGGTCCGGCTGCTGCTCGGCGCGTCCCCGGCGGAGATCGCGGAGACGCTGGGCGCGGGTCCGTGGACGGTGGTGCATGCGGCGGGCGGCGACGGCACCCCGTTCGCGGCGGCCTCGCTGGCCGCGGCACTGGGAACCCCGCTGGTGGACGCGGGCGGGGGCGGCGGAGGGACAGGCCGGGCGGACGCCGGGCAGGCCGTCCGGGACGGCGGGGACCCACGCCGGGCGGACGCCGGACAGGCCGGCGGGGACGGCGGGGACCCACGCCGGGCGGACGCCGGGCAGGTCGGCGGGGACGGCGGAGACACCCATCGGACGAACGCCGGGCGGGCCGGCGGCAACGGCGGAGACGCACGTCGGGCGGACGCCGTGGAGGCGGGCCGCGGCCGGCGTGACGACACCCCCGTGACCGTCCGCCTGCTGCTGCCCGCCTCCACGCCCGTCACCGAGCAGCCCGGCTGGACCCTCGGGGTCGCCGCGCCCGCCGCGGCCGACGAACTCGCCGCGGCCGACGCGCAGGCCGCGCGCGCCCTGCGCCGGGCGGAGGCCGTCCGGGCGCCCCTGATCCGGCAGCGCCCGGGCGGACTCGCCGCCCTGGTGGACCCGGACGAGGCCGCCGCCCACGCCCGCGCCCTGCTCGGCCCCCTCACGGAACCGCTCGTCGAGACCCTGCGCGCCTGGCTCTCGCTGCACGGCAGCTGGGACCGGACGGCCGTGGCGCTCGACGTCCACCGCAACACCGTCCGGCAGCGGATCACCCGCTGCGCGGCGCTCCTCGACCGGGACCTGGACGACCCGGACGTACGGATGGAGCTGTGGTTCGCGCTCGGCACGAGGTGA
- a CDS encoding phosphatase codes for MPILSRAALVEHLVRTRIAGDVATPRDNNLSHYRKLANGDRHYWLGLELGDRWTDEQDVLAVMAERCGVIDDPAHRTGQDTIDPELTVDGLERMAARLRKAAAGQERVLFATGHPGALIDVHSRVAAALRAQGCDIVRIPGGLVADEGYVVQFADVAVFERGASLWHTHSPEPMNAILDGLGEDGRPDLVIADHGWAGRAGQRGIDSVGYADCNDPALFIGEAEGTMQVTIPLDDHVLDPRFYEPLTAYTLNAAGLA; via the coding sequence ATGCCGATACTCAGCCGCGCCGCCCTTGTCGAGCACCTCGTCCGCACCAGGATCGCGGGAGACGTCGCCACCCCGCGCGACAACAACCTCTCCCACTACCGCAAGCTCGCCAACGGCGACCGGCACTACTGGCTCGGCCTTGAGCTCGGGGACCGGTGGACCGACGAGCAGGACGTGCTCGCCGTGATGGCCGAGCGCTGCGGCGTCATCGACGACCCGGCCCACCGGACCGGCCAGGACACCATCGACCCCGAGCTGACCGTGGACGGCCTGGAGCGGATGGCCGCCCGGCTGCGGAAGGCCGCCGCCGGCCAGGAGCGGGTGCTCTTCGCGACCGGTCACCCCGGTGCGCTGATCGACGTGCACAGCCGGGTCGCCGCCGCGCTGCGCGCGCAGGGCTGCGACATCGTGCGCATCCCCGGCGGGCTCGTCGCCGACGAGGGGTACGTCGTGCAGTTCGCCGACGTCGCCGTCTTCGAGCGCGGTGCGAGCCTCTGGCACACCCACTCCCCGGAGCCCATGAACGCGATCCTGGACGGGCTGGGCGAGGACGGCCGCCCGGACCTGGTGATCGCCGACCACGGCTGGGCGGGCCGGGCGGGCCAGCGCGGCATCGACTCCGTCGGCTACGCGGACTGCAACGACCCCGCGCTCTTCATCGGCGAGGCGGAGGGCACGATGCAGGTCACGATCCCCCTCGACGACCACGTCCTTGACCCCCGCTTCTACGAGCCGCTGACGGCCTACACCCTGAACGCGGCCGGGCTCGCCTGA
- a CDS encoding acyl-CoA thioesterase yields MPEAHSALDGLLDLLDLERIERDIFRGESRSALVPRVFGGQVAAQALVAAGRTVPGDRLAHSLHAYFLRPGDPGAPIVYTVDRIRDGRSFTTRRVVAVQHGQPIFHLSASFQAYEEGLDHQAEMPAAPDPESLPTPAEMLPRHLPREVADRLIEARAAVDLRYAEVPPWGSVGEPREPRSQVWFRTNGKLADDPLLHVVLATYVSDMTLLDSVLLAHGRGGWAVGDVVGASLDHAMWFHRPFRADEWLLYDQESPTASGGRGLGQARIWTQDGKLAISVIQEGVVRVPR; encoded by the coding sequence GTGCCCGAAGCGCACAGCGCCCTGGATGGCCTGCTCGATCTGCTCGACCTGGAGCGGATCGAGCGGGACATCTTCCGGGGCGAGTCCCGCTCCGCGCTCGTCCCCCGCGTCTTCGGCGGCCAGGTGGCCGCCCAGGCCCTGGTGGCGGCGGGGCGGACGGTCCCCGGAGACCGGCTCGCCCACTCCCTCCACGCGTACTTCCTGCGCCCCGGAGACCCGGGCGCGCCGATCGTCTACACGGTCGACCGCATCCGCGACGGACGCTCCTTCACCACCCGGCGGGTCGTCGCCGTCCAGCACGGGCAGCCGATCTTCCACCTCTCCGCCTCCTTCCAGGCGTACGAGGAAGGGCTGGACCACCAGGCGGAGATGCCGGCCGCGCCGGACCCGGAGTCGCTCCCCACACCGGCCGAGATGCTGCCCCGCCACCTCCCCCGCGAGGTCGCGGACCGGCTGATCGAGGCCAGGGCGGCCGTCGACCTCCGCTATGCCGAGGTCCCGCCGTGGGGCTCGGTCGGCGAGCCGCGCGAGCCGCGCTCCCAGGTGTGGTTCCGCACCAACGGCAAACTGGCCGACGACCCCCTTCTGCACGTCGTCCTCGCCACGTACGTCTCCGACATGACCCTGCTCGACTCGGTCCTGCTCGCGCACGGGCGGGGCGGCTGGGCGGTCGGGGACGTGGTCGGGGCCTCCCTGGACCACGCGATGTGGTTCCACCGCCCCTTCCGGGCCGACGAATGGCTCCTGTACGACCAGGAGTCGCCGACCGCGTCCGGCGGACGCGGTCTCGGCCAGGCGAGGATCTGGACGCAGGACGGGAAGCTCGCGATCTCGGTCATCCAGGAGGGTGTCGTTCGCGTACCGCGCTGA
- a CDS encoding acyl-CoA dehydrogenase family protein produces the protein MRRTVFNEDHEAFRETIRAFIEAEVVPVYDEWFAAGQAPREFYDKLGELGVFGINVPEEFGGAGLDTHKFEAVLYEETSRAGVQFGGSGVHVLLALPYIKMLATGDQKKRYLPKFVTGEEMWALAMTEPGTGSDVAGMKTTAKLSEDGTHYVLNGAKTFITGGVHADRVIVCARTSAPTAEDRRHGISLFAVDTKSEGYSIGRKLDKLGLRTSDTAELAFVDVKVPVEDLLGEENKGFYYLGHNLASERWGIAFGAYAQAKAAVRFAQQYVQERTVFGKPVAHFQNTKFELAACQAEVDAAEAVADRALEALDAGELTPAEAASAKLFCTEVAHRVIDRCLQLHGGYGYMNEYPIARLYADNRVNRIYGGTSEIMKSIIAKSMGL, from the coding sequence GTGCGCCGTACCGTATTCAACGAGGACCACGAGGCGTTCCGGGAGACCATCCGGGCCTTCATCGAGGCCGAGGTCGTCCCGGTCTACGACGAGTGGTTCGCGGCCGGCCAGGCGCCGCGCGAGTTCTACGACAAGCTCGGCGAGCTGGGCGTCTTCGGCATCAACGTGCCCGAGGAGTTCGGCGGCGCGGGCCTGGACACCCACAAGTTCGAGGCCGTCCTCTACGAGGAGACCTCGCGCGCGGGCGTCCAGTTCGGCGGCTCCGGCGTCCACGTGCTGCTCGCCCTGCCGTACATCAAGATGCTCGCCACCGGCGACCAGAAGAAGCGCTACCTGCCGAAGTTCGTCACCGGCGAGGAGATGTGGGCCCTCGCGATGACCGAGCCGGGCACCGGCTCCGACGTCGCGGGCATGAAGACCACCGCCAAGCTCTCCGAGGACGGCACGCACTACGTCCTCAACGGCGCCAAGACCTTCATCACCGGTGGCGTCCACGCCGACCGCGTCATCGTCTGCGCCCGCACCTCCGCCCCGACGGCCGAGGACCGGCGCCACGGCATCTCCCTCTTCGCCGTGGACACCAAGTCCGAGGGCTACTCCATCGGCCGCAAGCTGGACAAGCTCGGCCTGCGCACCTCCGACACCGCCGAGCTCGCGTTCGTCGACGTGAAGGTGCCGGTCGAGGACCTGCTCGGCGAGGAGAACAAGGGCTTCTACTACCTCGGCCACAACCTCGCCTCCGAGCGCTGGGGCATCGCCTTCGGCGCCTACGCCCAGGCCAAGGCCGCCGTCCGCTTCGCCCAGCAGTACGTGCAGGAGCGCACCGTCTTCGGCAAGCCGGTCGCCCACTTCCAGAACACCAAGTTCGAGCTGGCCGCCTGCCAGGCCGAGGTCGACGCCGCCGAGGCCGTCGCCGACCGCGCCCTCGAGGCCCTGGACGCGGGCGAGCTGACCCCGGCCGAGGCCGCCAGCGCCAAGCTCTTCTGCACCGAGGTCGCGCACCGCGTCATCGACCGCTGCCTCCAGCTGCACGGCGGCTACGGCTACATGAACGAGTACCCGATCGCCCGCCTGTACGCCGACAACCGCGTCAACCGCATCTACGGCGGCACCAGCGAGATCATGAAGTCGATCATCGCCAAGTCGATGGGCCTGTAA